Genomic segment of Arachis stenosperma cultivar V10309 chromosome 4, arast.V10309.gnm1.PFL2, whole genome shotgun sequence:
ATCTCTAACAAGACTGTGGGCACATGCAGACAAGAAGAGAGACATAAGCTTCCTCACAAAGCTATCAAAAGCATCAGAAAAGCTAAAAGTATTCAATGCAGATTTAAGCAAGCCAGAGAGTTTCAACGAAGCAATTGAAGGTTGCATGGGGGTATTCCACGTGGCATCACCAATAGACTTTGCAGTGAAGGAAGCCGAAGAAACAGTGACAAGGAGAAGCATTGATGGAGCCTTAGGGATCCTAAAAGCATGCAAGAATTCAAAGACAGTGAAGAGGGTGGTTTACACTTCAAGTGGCTCAGCTGTTTGCTGcaaagaagaatctgaggaggaggaggatggtTTTGATGAGAGTAGTTGGAGTGATGTTGAGTTTCTTAGGAAATTCAAGCCGTTTTGTTGGTCCTATGCGGTTTCAAAGACATTGACGGAGAAAGCTATGCTTCAGTTTGGAGAAAACAATGATTTGGAAGTTGTTTCTTTGGTTGCTCCTCTTATTGTTGGACCATTCATCTCTCCAAAGCTTCCTGATTCGGTTGAGAAAGGACTTGTTTTGGTGTTAggtaaatatatttaatacttATACCTACTAATTTTGATTCGTTGATACTTAGGTATTCCCGGTGTGATTTAATTCGGTTATTTAGAAAAAAGCTATTTAATCAAAttgtttattataattttggtttagtttgattagatttttatattgaaatcaattGAACTAAATTATACCaattaaaattgatttagtTTGGTTcactttgtttgttttttttttaattaatttattcaaaccGGAATTCGAGACAAGATACATCCAAGTACCTATATATGCAATTAGAACATCAATATTTAAATGTCACTTCTAAATCACAACTTGCAATTGAGTGCAATGCATCTTGAACATAAAAGAGATGTTAAAATAAAGAACATAATATTCAATATCATGTAATACATCATCAATAGTAAGAAACTTATGTTGTCAAAATACATATTCCATACCTAATCAAAGCTGGATAATACCAAAGAATCAATGCCAAATCTGTTAGAAAATAACCTACATAAATAtaggaaagaaaaggaagaataTATTAGCAAACAAACTAATTGAACAATTCAACAACATAGTAATAACTCCTAAAACATAACATTACTAAGAAGATTATGAGAAAGAGATATTCAGTAACAAAAAAGGGAGCTAAATACAAattaaagcatagaaaaatatatttaaatatgttGTATGCAGCAAAGTAACAGTAATAATTATCATAAGTCTACATATTTTATTACCTCCGTTACATGCAATATGTCATTACATAAATTAGATAgacttaaaattaacttttgtCATAATAGAATTTGAGAAAGTAGAAGATATATAAACAATTAGCTCTTCACGTTAATCGTCACTGAAGAAATCTGATCTCATGAGGAGATAAAAAGATACAACAGATACAAAAATAACATGAACAATAAAGAATTCCCTGCAATATAAAAtgttgttgttcaagtaaaagTATCAATTATTGAACAAATCTATAAACTAAAATCATAACGCAATGAAATTTTACCCGTTATTccattctattttttttattgctcAATTTGACATATCTCATGAATAAGAGAGAACTCATAATAACTACCAatctataaattaaataaaataagttgaATAGATAAGCAGAaatacaacaaaataaaattattagtaatttcaaaaaatcaacaataaatacactgaacaaataattaaaaaacacAAGCTGAAacacaacaaaataaaattattagcaattttaaaaagataaaaaacaaataCATTGAACAACAATCAGCAACAAATAATGAGAGAGAGTGGAAGTTGGAATGTGAAAGGTGGAAAGAGGAAGGAGTTCGACGCTGAGAGTGAGAGAGGGTGGCGCTAGGTTATTTGGGGCCTAGGGTGTTGGTTTTGTTAGGGTTTTTATGTGAATCGGTTCGATTCGATTTGGTTGAAAATCAAACTGAACTGcagaaaagaattttaaaattttctcaTCATCTATCTTCAACCTCAACCCTACCACTGTATCTTCTTTCACAAATCTCGAACTTTCACATACTTCCATTACCATCTTATTAATGGCGACAAAAAATGCAAGCATGACCGACTCTCTTTCTTCAGAGAGCAAGATCTTCCACCCAGCCAGTAAAAAAGAACCAAGCTCACTTGCCTCCATATagtcatcttcttcttcctttgaCTATTCCATTCTCCCTTCAAACCCTTAAAGAACTCAATAACCTGAGTCTCATTCTCTAATCCCACCGTCCTCTTCTTCACCTCTTCTAAAATCGGGTCAACAAAAccctcatcctcttccttcttcttcggTGGACGCGGTG
This window contains:
- the LOC130976695 gene encoding vestitone reductase-like — encoded protein: MAHANNKGKVCVTGGTGFLGSWLVKTLLEDGYTVNTTVRFDPNKKRDISFLTKLSKASEKLKVFNADLSKPESFNEAIEGCMGVFHVASPIDFAVKEAEETVTRRSIDGALGILKACKNSKTVKRVVYTSSGSAVCCKEESEEEEDGFDESSWSDVEFLRKFKPFCWSYAVSKTLTEKAMLQFGENNDLEVVSLVAPLIVGPFISPKLPDSVEKGLVLVLGKKDKIGITRFHMAHVDDVVRAHIFLLEHPNPKGRYICSPFFIDIQEMAKILSAMYPEFEIPATHEVKEIKGFKLPRLISNKLIDAGFEFKNSIEDMFKDAIECSVDKGFL